From a region of the Sphaerodactylus townsendi isolate TG3544 linkage group LG09, MPM_Stown_v2.3, whole genome shotgun sequence genome:
- the LG09H8orf76 gene encoding uncharacterized protein C8orf76 homolog isoform X2, giving the protein MELPLGFEFEESVFEGGGRGQKDSSALPPTYSARCCEPQWFCEETNFEDEAEIINVRKFKGDFAYNQQEFKALCEYSSCLALLPPSNIAMRRDIQESQARCLAHLGRHKEASEIAEMLRNGATNTDHITTVLLLQFTIHRTAGCAEKTIECLQQLISLHPFHPGHWRSLAEAYVSLLPFPLPLWGSEADLLQSDGSAVLSEPLGNRAGFQLCKKHAWKVDFCLHLPSKTNGSFGSNGEAHIGDLEKLEPKHTERNVILGTIGQEEIWIYACASFVRARLLLQLLQLHQSSFALESNLKAQQEIEEKVASFRLSRDVLFVVTEVMGEDLTPEKLKEDAQGEVKCVGASALASLMTASTAGFERKWFQKLRDELCCSDCCT; this is encoded by the exons ATGGAGCTGCCTTTGGGGTTTGAGTTTGAGGAGTCCGTGTTCGAGGGGGGCGGCAGGGGACAGAAGGACTCCTCAGCACTCCCCCCCACCTACAGTGCCCGTTGCTGCGAGCCTCAG TGGTTTTGTGAGGAAACCAACTTTGAGGACGAGGCTGAAATTATCAATGTAAGAAAATTCAAAGGAGATTTTGCATATAATCAACAAGAGTTTAAG GCTCTGTGTGAGTACTCCAGTTGCCttgcgctgctgcctcccagcaacATAGCCATGAGAAGAGACATACAAGAGAGTCAGGCTCGCTGCCTAGCTCATTTGGGACGACATAAGGAAGCCTCGGAGATTGCAGAGATGCTG AGGAACGGAGCAACAAACACCGACCACATCACAACAGTGCTGCTCCTGCAGTTTACCATACATCGCACCGCAGGCTGTGCCGAGAAAACAATCGAGTGCTTGCAGCAGTTGATTTCATTGCACCCTTTTCATCCTGGGCACTGGAGGTCGCTGGCTGAGGCTTACGTGAGCCTTCTGCCTTTTCCTCTGCCCTTGTGGGGCTCAGAAGCTGATCTCTTGCAAAGCGACGGCTCAGCTGTTTTATCAGAGCCCCTTGGAAACAGAGCCGGCTTTCAACTTTGCAAAAAACATGCCTGGAAGGTGGATTTCTGTTTGCACCTTCCCTCCAAaacaaatggcagctttgggtcTAATGGGGAGGCACACATCGGCGACTTGGAAAAATTAGAACCAAagcacacagagagaaatgtgattCTTGGTACCATAGGACAGGAAGAGATTTGGATATATGCATGTGCTTCCTTTGTTAGAGCAAG GCTCTTGCTTCAGCTCCTCCAGCTTCATCAGTCTTCCTTTGCATTAGAGAGCAACTTAAAAGCGCAACAGGAAATCGAAGAGAAAGTTGCATCTTTTAGACTGAGCAGGGACGTTCTGTTCGTGGTGACCGAG GTTATGGGAGAGGATCTCACCCCGGAAAAACTCAAAGAGGACGCCCAGGGGGAGGTGAAATGCGTAGGGGCTTCAGCGCTGGCTTCCCTAATGACGGCTTCAACGGCGGGATTTGAAAGGAAGTGGTTCCAAAAGCTCAGAGACGAACTGTGCTGCTCGGACTGCTGCACGTGA
- the LG09H8orf76 gene encoding uncharacterized protein C8orf76 homolog isoform X1, with amino-acid sequence MELPLGFEFEESVFEGGGRGQKDSSALPPTYSARCCEPQWFCEETNFEDEAEIINVRKFKGDFAYNQQEFKKALCEYSSCLALLPPSNIAMRRDIQESQARCLAHLGRHKEASEIAEMLRNGATNTDHITTVLLLQFTIHRTAGCAEKTIECLQQLISLHPFHPGHWRSLAEAYVSLLPFPLPLWGSEADLLQSDGSAVLSEPLGNRAGFQLCKKHAWKVDFCLHLPSKTNGSFGSNGEAHIGDLEKLEPKHTERNVILGTIGQEEIWIYACASFVRARLLLQLLQLHQSSFALESNLKAQQEIEEKVASFRLSRDVLFVVTEVMGEDLTPEKLKEDAQGEVKCVGASALASLMTASTAGFERKWFQKLRDELCCSDCCT; translated from the exons ATGGAGCTGCCTTTGGGGTTTGAGTTTGAGGAGTCCGTGTTCGAGGGGGGCGGCAGGGGACAGAAGGACTCCTCAGCACTCCCCCCCACCTACAGTGCCCGTTGCTGCGAGCCTCAG TGGTTTTGTGAGGAAACCAACTTTGAGGACGAGGCTGAAATTATCAATGTAAGAAAATTCAAAGGAGATTTTGCATATAATCAACAAGAGTTTAAG AAGGCTCTGTGTGAGTACTCCAGTTGCCttgcgctgctgcctcccagcaacATAGCCATGAGAAGAGACATACAAGAGAGTCAGGCTCGCTGCCTAGCTCATTTGGGACGACATAAGGAAGCCTCGGAGATTGCAGAGATGCTG AGGAACGGAGCAACAAACACCGACCACATCACAACAGTGCTGCTCCTGCAGTTTACCATACATCGCACCGCAGGCTGTGCCGAGAAAACAATCGAGTGCTTGCAGCAGTTGATTTCATTGCACCCTTTTCATCCTGGGCACTGGAGGTCGCTGGCTGAGGCTTACGTGAGCCTTCTGCCTTTTCCTCTGCCCTTGTGGGGCTCAGAAGCTGATCTCTTGCAAAGCGACGGCTCAGCTGTTTTATCAGAGCCCCTTGGAAACAGAGCCGGCTTTCAACTTTGCAAAAAACATGCCTGGAAGGTGGATTTCTGTTTGCACCTTCCCTCCAAaacaaatggcagctttgggtcTAATGGGGAGGCACACATCGGCGACTTGGAAAAATTAGAACCAAagcacacagagagaaatgtgattCTTGGTACCATAGGACAGGAAGAGATTTGGATATATGCATGTGCTTCCTTTGTTAGAGCAAG GCTCTTGCTTCAGCTCCTCCAGCTTCATCAGTCTTCCTTTGCATTAGAGAGCAACTTAAAAGCGCAACAGGAAATCGAAGAGAAAGTTGCATCTTTTAGACTGAGCAGGGACGTTCTGTTCGTGGTGACCGAG GTTATGGGAGAGGATCTCACCCCGGAAAAACTCAAAGAGGACGCCCAGGGGGAGGTGAAATGCGTAGGGGCTTCAGCGCTGGCTTCCCTAATGACGGCTTCAACGGCGGGATTTGAAAGGAAGTGGTTCCAAAAGCTCAGAGACGAACTGTGCTGCTCGGACTGCTGCACGTGA